DNA from Gemmatimonas sp.:
GTGACCGTGTACACGAGGTTCGTGAAGTTGGTCGCGCATTCCGGGATGCCGGCAGCCGTCGTCGGGCTCAGGGCAACGCCCGTCACGCCACAACCGCTGTAGGTCCACACGTTCGCCAGCGTACCCGTGCTCGTGCCGACGCCGTTGTCCGTGGTGGTCGTGTTCGTCGAGAAGCTGAACGGCGAGGCAATCACGCCCGAGAACCACGCGCCGCTCGCGACGCCAGCGATGGCGACGGTCGGGTTGGCGTAGTCAAGACGGATGGCGATCGGAGCCGGAACCGTGATCGACGTGCGGTAGCCCGTCGTGGCCGAAACCGTCGGCGCCGCGTTGTTGCTGTTGTCCTGAGCAGCGGCGACGCGCGGGAAATCGCTCGAGTTCGTCTGCGGGTGTTCCCAGCCCGTGCCGTTGATCGTGTACAGCGTGCTGCTCTTGCCGAAGGTCGTCGCCGCCGTGGCCGAGTACGGCACGGTCGCACCGAAGTTCGACATGTTCACCGAGGCCGACTGCACCGTACGACCGGCGGTGTAGAACACCGGGACGTAGCGGATCGAGCCAGCGCCCGAGGCGTTCGGACCACCGTAGTAGTTGAACGCCACGCCCGACACCGTGCGCGTGGCCGCGGCGGTCGGGTTCGTGAACTGGACAGCCCAGCCGTCCACATTCGTGAAGTTCAGGATGCTGTTGTTGTTCGTCGCGGCGAAGTTCTCCGCTCCAGCAGCCGTGCGGACCGACGCCCGGATGACGTGCAGGCCGTTCGCATACTTGATCGTCGACGTACCCGTGGCGAAGTCGGCGGTGAAGTCAGCGGTGTTGATCGAGAGCTGCACCGTGCCTTCGTTCGCCGCGTTGCCCGTGTACGTCTGCTCAGCAGCCGGGGCACCACAGTTGTTGCCCGCAGCGTCACACACGTAGACACGAACCGCGCTCACCGCCTGGCCGTTCGGCTGGAGGTTGAGCGAGACCTGGATCTGGTCGCGCGTGTTGTTGATGTCAACCGGCTGGTTGACCTGCATGTTCGCCGAGAAGGTGATACCCGTGTTGGCCGGGCCACCCGCCGAAGCGACCGGACCCTGCGTCACGTTGGCGATCGTCACGTTCGCCGGAGCGGCGACCGTCACGGCAACCGACGACGAGAGCGAGGACGCCGCGAAGTTCGTGTTGGCAGCCGAGGCGGCCGTCACAGTGATGATCGCCGTACCCGGCGCGTTGGCCGTCACGACACCAGCGGCCGAAACCGAGGCAACCGCGGTCGACGACGACACGTACGTGATCGTCGCAGCCGGCGCGCCCGAGGGCTGCGTCGCGTTGGCGCCGATCTGCGCCGTGTTGCCGATCGCGAGCGCCAGTGCAGCCGGCGTCACGTTCAGCGTAGCAATGCCGGTCGGAAGCGCCGTCACCGTGATGGCAACCGCCTGGCTGATCGACGTGCCGCCCGACGTGGCGGTCACCGTGATCGTGGCAACACCCGTACCAACCGCCGTCACAACACCAGCCGTCGAAACCGACGCGATCGTCGCGGACGACGAGGCGTAGGTGTACGTGGCGGTGCGGCCGGCCGGCTGAACGCTCGGCGACAGCGTGAGCGTCTGGTTCACCTGGAGCGACGCCGCAGACGGCGTCACCGTGAGGCCCGTGATCGCCGGAGCGACCGTAACGGACGCCGCGGCCGACTGGCCCGTGGACGCCGTCGCCGTGACCGTCGCGTTACCGGCGGCAACCGCCGTCACGCGGCAGGAAGAGCCCGACACGGCAGCCGTAGCAACCGTGGCCGAGCTCGTCGTGCAGCTAGCCAGCGTCGGGCCACCCGTGGACGGGCCGCCCGAGATCTGTACGGCAAAGTTCACCGCTTCGCCAACGTTCATGCTGGCAGAAGGCGGCGTGATGGAGAGCGTGATAGGCGGGTTCGGTGTAACAGGCACCGTAACGTCATCGCCGCAAGCACCCAGCGCCAAGGCGCCAAGGCTCAGGGCAACGATCGCCTTGTTCCGAGAAAAGAGTTGCATTCATCCCCCTCTTTCGAGGTCGTGGAGGTAGCTGCCGTCGATGAGGGTGGGTTGCCTCATCCACAACGTCTTGCGATGGCAAGCGCTCGCCGCTTTGGCATGCGCTTCATCATGCGCTTCTCGCAGAGGAGCAGGACTTGGCTCGGGGAGCGGCCGGATCAACATCCTGACGTGCGAAAACCATGATGCCCGAAGAACCGAATTGCTGACCTGCGGGCCCTGCATCACGCGTCGCCAACCCAAGCGTCGGTTCCTCGTGACTCCTGCACGTGCGATTGCTCACACGTTTCCCAACACACAATCGTGACGCACATCGGCAAGAAAATGGGCGCTATCCCCCCAAAGAGGACACGCACACTTCTCCCGCCATCATCAAGTGGCAAAGGTAGGGGTGATCTGCCACACTAGTCAAGCAGGAGAATCACCCGGCTTTTCGCGACCGCTGTCACAATCCTGTGACCAAAGGCTGGAAAATGCCAGTTATCCACATCACTGGCCTCGTCTCACCGCCCCTCGCCTCTCGAATCCTGTGACACCACGAAGTGGACGGCCCGTACGGCACGAACGTCACATCCTCGGCAGTCACAGGCACTTGCGTCTATACTTCGGCATGGCCGAGCCCCCCCGGATCCACGTCCCCGCTACCCGGGTGGTCCTCCCGCCCCCTCTCTCGGCCGAAGGGCCCGCGCTCAACGCCGCTCAGGCCGCCGCCTCCAGCCACGGTGACACCCCGCTCCTGATTGTGGCCGGTGCCGGCTCCGGCAAGACCAGGACGCTCATTCACCGGGTCGCCCACCTTATAGGGCGAGGCGTCCCCGCCAGCCGCATTCTGCTCCTCACCTTCACCCGGCGCGCCTCCCAGGAAATGTTGGGGCGCTGTGAGCGATTGGTCGGCTCCGCCTCACATCACGTGCACGGCGGCACCTTCCACGGCGTCGCCCATCGGCTGCTGCGCCGCTTCGGGCCATCCGCCGGCCTCCCCGCCGACTTCACTATCCTCGATCAGGCCGACGCCTCCGATCTCATGGGAATCTCGCGGGCCGCCCTCGGCTACGCCGATCTCAAGAACGCGCCGCGATCCGCCCCCCGCTTCCCGCGCGCCGAAACGCTGCAATCGATCTACTCGCGCCACGTCAACACCGAACGCCCCATCGTCGACCTGCTCGGCGAGCAGTGGCCGCACTTCCTCGCCTGGACCGGCGATATCGAGCGGCTCTTCGGCGACTACGTGAAGCGCAAGGCCGAACGCAATCTCCTCGACTACGACGACCTGCTGCTGTCGTGGGCGCTGCTGCTCGAGCAGGCGCCGCCGATCGCGGAGCAGATTCGCGCGCTGTACGATCACGTGTTGGTCGATGAATACCAGGACACCAATCCGCTGCAGTCGCGCATCCTTCGTGCGCTCTGCACGAACGGCAAGATCACGGTCGTCGGCGACGACGCGCAGAGCATCTACGCCTTCCGTGGCGCGACGATTCGCAACATCCTCGATTTCCCGCACCAGTTCCCCGGCACGCACATCGTCACGCTCGAACGCAACTATCGCTCGACCGCGCCGATTCTCGATACCACGAACGCGCTGATCTCACGCAGCCGTGAGCGCTACTCGAAGCAGCTGTGGACCGAGCGCACTGGGGGCGAGCCACCTTGGCTGGTCACGGTGAAAGACGAACATGCGCAGACGGCGTTCGTCGTCGATCGGTTGCTCGAACTGCATGAGGAAGGCATCCCGCTGCGCGAGATGGCGGTGCTCTTTCGCGCCGGCTATCTGTCAGCCGATCTCGAAATCGAGCTCGCCAACCGGCGCATTCCCTACGAGAAGTGGGGCGGGCTCAAGTTCCTCGAAGCCGCGCACATCAAGGACATCCTGGCCTTCCTCCGCGTGCTGGAGAATCCGCGCGACGAAGTGAGCTGGTACCGTTTGCTGCGCCTGCTTCCCGGCGTGGGCGATGCCACCGCGCGCGCGGCGATTGACCTGCTGACGCATCACGGCTGGGAGCCGATGGCCCTCGGCGCTACCAAAGCGCCGGCACGCGCCCGGCCGGCGCTGCAGGCGTTGGCGGCGCTGCTCGATGGCATGCGTCGCGTGGAGCGGAGCGACAACCCGCATTCACCGGCCGAAAGCATCCGGCTGTGCCGTCATCTCTACGATCCGATCCTGCAGGGCACCTACGACGATGCGCCGCCGCGAATGGCTGACCTCGATCAGCTCGAAGTCATCGCGGCCGGCTATCCTGATCGAAGCACGTTTCTTTCGGCGCTCGCTCTCGAGCCGCCGTCGAACACACAGGATCTCGCCGTGGGCAGCACCGATGAGGACGACGCGCTGATTCTGTCCACCGCGCACTCGGCGAAGGGCAAGGAGTGGGATGCGGTGTTCGTGATTCATGCATCCGACGGGGTGTTCCCGATGGCGCGGTCGGCGAATGATGATGCGCAGATCGATGAAGAACGGCGGCTGCTCTATGTGGCGATGACACGCGCACGCGACCAACTTTTCGTCACGTACCCGTTGCACAGCTATGCCACGCGCACCGGCGCCGACTTCGCGTACAGCCAGCTGTCCCGTTTTCTGGACCCTGGGGTGCGCTCGTCGATGCAACGGGTGACCGTTGGCGAAGAGATGCCACCTGCCCTGCCAGCCCTTCGAGGTGACGCGCCGCCGCTCGATCTGCGTGCGTTGCTCCGAGGCCGGTTCCCCGCCGAGTAATACCCACCGAGTACGTTGTAGCGCACTTCACCTTGACGAGGATCCATTGAGTTTCTTCAGCAATCTATCGGTCGCCGTGCTCGCCGCGGTCATCACTGCGAGCGCTACCGTGGCCGACGCCCAACGACCCGCGATCAAGCCCGCCCCCAAGTCGCCGGTTGATTCCTTCGCGCTGCCCTCAGCATTGCCCACCGACGCCGCCGTGCGCATCGGCACGCTACCCAACGGCATTCGCTACTACATCCGACGCAATGCGAAGCCGGAACAGCGCGCCGAACTGAGACTGGTCGTCAACGCCGGTTCCATTTTGGAAGACGAGGATCAGCGCGGGCTCGCGCACTTCATCGAGCACATGGCCTTCAATGGCACGAAGTCCTTCGCGAAGAACGATATCGTGAAGTATCTCGAGTCGATCGGCGTGCGATTCGGCGCTGACTTGAACGCCTTCACGAGCTTCGACGAAACGGTGTACATCCTGCCGGTGCCGACCGACAGTGCGGGCATTCTCGAGAAGAGCTTCCGTTTCTTGGGTGATGTGGCCACCGGTATCCTGTTCGACTCCACGGAAGTGGTGGCCGAACGCGGCGTCGTGTTGTCGGAGTGGCGCAATGGTCTCGGTGCCGGGGAACGGCTTCGCGACAAGCAGTTCCCCGTGATCTTCCGCGGCTCGCGCTACGCGGAGCGGCTCCCCATCGGCAAGCCCGAGATTCTCGAGAAGGCGAACCCGGCGCCGCTCAAGCGCTTCTGGCGCGACTGGTATCGCCCCGACCTCATGGCCGTGGTGGCGGTCGGAGATGCCGATCCGAAGCAGCTCGAGTCACTGATCCGTTCCACCTTTGGCGGCATCGCGCCCCGCAAGGGGGCTCGCCCCCGCCTGATCGCGGCCGTGCCCACGCACGACTCCACGCTCATCTCGATCGCGACCGACAAGGAGCTCAGTGGCTCGTCGGTTGGCGTGCTGTGGAAGAGCAAGGGCCGCACGACACGCACGGTGGGAGATCTCCGGCGGGATCTGCTGGAGCGCCTGTACGACCAGATGCTGAACCAGCGGTTCGGCGAACTGGCGCTCAAGCCCGAGACTCCCTTCGTCGGTGCCGGCGCCGGCGGCGGTAGCTTCGTGCGCAGCAGCGAGTACTACTCGCTCGACGCGCGGGCGAAAGAAGGACAGCTGCTGGAATCGTTGCAGGCGCTGCTGACGGAGGCGGAACGCGTGCGTCGTCACGGCTTCCTCGCCACGGAACTCGAGCGGGCCAAGACCAACACGCTTCGCGGCTATGAGCGCGCGTATCAGGAGCGCGACAAGACGCCGTCGGCCGCATTTGTCGATGAGTACGTGCAAAACTTCCTGCAGGGCGAAGCGATTCCCGGCATCTCGTTCGAATACGCCGCGATGCAGCGCTTGCTGCCCACGGTCACGCTGGCCGAAGTGAATGCCCTCGGCGCGAGTCGCGTCGGCGAGGCGAATCGTGTCGTGACCGTGAGCCTACCGGAAAAGGACGGACTCAAAGTGCCGACCGATGCCGACATCCGCGCGGTGTTCGGCAAGGTCAATGCGGTCACGATCACGCCGTGGGTGGAAACGGTCATGGCCGGAGCGCTGGTGGCGAAGGCGCCGGCGGCCGGACGGGTGGTGAGCGAGAAGAAGACGGAGTCGCTCAACCTCACCGAATGGACGCTGTCGAACGGGATCAAGGTGTTCGTCAAGCCCACCGACTTCACGGCCGATCAGATCGTGATGACCGGTTGGAGTCCGGGTGGCGCCAGCCTGGTGTCCGACAAGGACGTGTTCAAGACGTCGCTGACCACGACTGTCATCGAGCGTGGTGGCGCTGGTGAGTACTCGCTCGTGGATCTGAACAAGAAGCTGACCGGCAAGGTCGCGTCGGCGTCGGCCGTGATCTCCGACCTCAGCGAAGGGGTCAGCGGCCGCGCGTCGCCGAAGGACTTGGAAACGATGATGCAGCTCACGTGGCTGCGACTCACGTCGCCGCGCGCGGACACGTCGGCCTTCAAGGCGCTCCTGCAGCAGTTCGACCAGGTGCTCAAGAACAAGGATGCGAATCCGGCCGCCGTATTCAGCGACACCGTGCAGATGACGCTGGCCGGTGGTCATCCGCGGGTACGTCCGCTGTCGGCCGAGATGCTCAAGGAGCTCACGCTCGACGAAATGCTGGCGATATACCGTGATCGCTTCGCTGATCTGGGGGATTTCACGTTCCTGTTCGTTGGCAACGTGGATCTGGCCGTGTTGAAGCCGTTGGTGGAACAGTGGCTCGCCCCGCTGCCGGCGGCCGGTCGCAAGGAGACGTTCAAGGATGTCGGCCCCAAGCTGTTCACCGGCCAGATCGACAAGACGGTACGCAAAGGCATCGCGCCGCAGAGCCAGACGGCCATCTTGATGGCCGGCGCCGCCCCGTGGAGCCGCGAGGACTCGTACTTGCTGTCGTCGGTTGGTGAAGTGCTCGAAATGCGCCTGCTGGAACGTTTGCGCGAATCACTGGGCGGCACGTACTCGGTATCGGTAAGCGCGCAGTACTCACGCCATCCGCGACAAGAGTGGCAGTTGGTGATCGGCTACGGCTCGGCGCCGGACAAGGCGGAGTCGATGTTCGCCGCCGTGAGGCAGGAGCTCGATTCCCTGCGTCGCGTGCCGCCGAGTGCAGCGGAAGTGGAACGGGTGCGCGAGCAGCAGCGCCGTGAGCTCGAAGTGGCGCGCAAACAGAACGGGTACTGGCTCAGCACCATCCGCGCGCGACTCGAGAACGGGGATGATCTCGGCACCATCGGCAACGAAGATCCGATGATCGCCGGCCTCACCGCTGAGAAGCTGGCCGCGGCGGCCAAGAAGTACCTCACGGAAGCGAACCGTGCGCGGTTCGTGCTGCTACCCGAGAGCAAGTAGCGCCACGAATGCTCAGCGATCCTTGCGACTCACAGAATCCTTGTGGGTCGCAATGATGCGCTGAATGGCCCGTTTCAAGTCACGCCCCTCGGCCACGTACACCGAATCGAAGCGATCGAGGCGCTCGGCGTACACGCGGCGCGAGAGCAGCACCGCGTTGTTCAGTTTCACCTTCTGCGACCATCCGTCGGGATAGGTGCGAAGCAGTGGGCCGATGCTGTCCACGAGTCGGATCCGCGCGCGCGCATAGACGCGGTCACGCGCCGTGATGCGCGCCGTGCTCGCCGAGTCGGGCAGCGCGGCGAAGACCTGCTCGATCTCGTTCGACGTGCGTTCCCAGAACGCGCCCAGCAACAGATCGTCGTGCCACTCGTCTTCCGCGCGACGCAGCGACGCCGAATCGCCGCGCGCCCGGAAGAAGTGTTCGACGCCGCGGCCACCCACGAAGGTGGCGAAGGACTCGTTGAAGGACACCTGCCCCTTGGCGAAGAAAGTGTTGTGCAGCAGCTCATGAATGATCGTGTTGACGAGCGTCACCGAATCCGCTTTGACGGTGGTGCTCACGAGTGGATCATTGAACCAGCCAAGCGTGCTGAAGGCCGCTGAGGGCCCGACGCTCACGTCGAAGCCCTGATCTCGCAGTGATTCCGCGGTACGTAGCGCCCCCGGGAAATCGAAGAAGCCTTTGTACGGAAAGCGCCCCACCACGGGAAACCACCAGGTTTTCCGCTCCAGCCGGTCGCGATAGGCGGCGCTGACGACGAGCACCAGCGTATCGCGGTCAAGCCGCGAGAAGGCGGTGAAGCTCTTGCGGGCCTTGAGATCGAGTGAGTCGATCGCGAAGCGACGCGCCTCCTGCACGAGACTGAGCTTCGCGCGCAACACGGGATCGGTGGCGGAGTCCGCCACCAGGCGCGCGATGGGCTGACGCCGCGACAGGATCCGCGCCTCCTCGTAGGCGGCGCGGGAGATGTAGCACCCGGTCGGGGTAATGCCGAGGACGACGGCCAGCAACACGGCGGTCGCGCCGGAGATGCGGCGCAACGATCGCCACGAGATCCGCCCATGCGGCATCCTTCGCTGCGGCATCCGACCGCGGTTGTCAATCCCGTGTTGCTGGTCGCCCTGCCCGGCTATCATTCTCGGTCCATGTCGTTCGTTCATCTGCACTGCCACTCCGAGTATTCGCTCCTCGACGGCGCGAATCGTATCGATGATCTGATCAAACGCGCACAGCATTACGAAATGCCGGCGCTGGCGATCACCGATCACGGTAACATGCATGCTGCCTGGGATTTCCAGGAGAAAGCGCGCAAGGCGGGCGTGAAGCCCATCATGGGGATGGAAGCCTACGTGGCGCCGGGTGACCGCCGCACGCGCGGACGTCCCGGGCCGGGTCAGAAGCCGTACTATCACCTGGTGCTGCTGGCCCGCGATCTCGTGGGCTACAAGAATCTGGTCAAGTTGTCGTCGTTGGGGTACACCGAAGGCTTCTACACGAAGCCGCGAATCGACCGCGAATTGCTGGCCAAGTACTCCGAGGGACTGATCGTCTCGTCGGCGTGCCTGGCCGGTGAAGTGGCCGGTCACCTCATGGAAGACCGCATGGACGCGGCGCGTGAAGCCGCCGCGTGGTATGCCGAGCTGTTCAAGGACCGCTACTACCTCGAAGTCCAGGCGCACACCAGCGAGGGCCAGGCGAAGCTCAACGCCAAGATCCTGTCGCTGGGCGACGAGCTGGGGCTGCCCGTCATTGCCACGAACGACGCGCACTTCCTGAAGCACGAAGATCACGACGCGCACGACGTGCTGCTGTGCATCGGCCTCGGCAAGGATCGCAACGACCGCGATCGCATGAAGTACGACGACGGGTTGTACTTCAAACCGCCCAACGAGATCCGCCCGTTCTTCCCGGGCCGCGAAGATGTGCTCACGAACACGCTGGCGATCGCCGATTCGGTGGACGTGCAGTTTGCGAAGCAGTACTACGTGCCGTCGTTCCCGCTGCCGCCCGGCGTCGAGACCGAGAACGAGTACCTCGTGCGACTCTCCACCGATGGCGCGAAGGAACGCTACGGCGATCCGCTGCCGGTGCACGTGCAGGAGCGCCTGGACTACGAGCTCGGGGTCATCACCAAGACCGGCTATGCCGGCTACTTCCTGATCACCGCCGACTTCATCAAGGCGGCGCGCGACCGCGGCATTCCGGTGGGGCCCGGTCGTGGCTCGGCGGCCGGCTCGCTCGTGGCGTATGCGACGCGCATCACCGACGTCTGCCCGCTTGAGTTCGACCTGCTCTTCGAACGCTTTCTGAATCCCGAACGCGTCTCGATGCCCGACGTCGACGTCGACTTCTGTTTCGAGCGACGCGGCGAAGTCATCGAGTATGTGCGGCAGAAGTACGGTAAGGATTCGGTCGGACAGATCGTCACGTTCGGAACGATGAAGTCGCGGGCGGCGGTGAAGGACGTCGGGCGGACGCTCGGCTTCACCCCCGGCGAAACCGACGCGCTGGCGAAGCTGATTCCGAACGCGCCGAACTTTTCGCTGACGGTGAAGGAAGCGATCGAGCAAGTGCCGGAGGTGAAGGCGTTCTACCAGAACGAGCCTCGCTACAAGCAATTGCTGGATTTCGCGATTTCGCTGGAAGGCCTCTCGCGTCACACCGGCGTGCATGCGGCCGGTGTGGTGATCGCGCCGGGCCCGCTGGACGAGTTCGTCCCGGTCTGCACGCAGGCGTCAAAAGGCTCCGGCGCCGGCGACGACGAGCGGGTGATCGTGACGCAGTACGACATGAACGCGCTGGAAAAGGCGGGCATGCTCAAGATGGACTTCTTGGGGCTCACCACGCTGACGGTGATCAGCGACACGCTGGCCAGCATCAAGCAGCGCAGTGGCGTGTCGGTGGTGCTCGAAGAGCGCGGCTTCACCGACGAGAAAACGTATCAGTTGCTGCGCGCCGGCCGCACCGGCGGCGTGTTTCAGTTCGAATCGCCGCTCGCCACCGACGTGCTCAAGCGCATGCGTTGCGACCGATTCGACGACTTGGTCGCGTCGAACGCGCTGCTGCGCCCGGGTCCGCTCGACGCCGGCATGCACAACGTGTACATCCGGCGGAAGCGTGGCGAAGAGCCCACGGTGTACGCGCTGCCCGAGCTGGAGCCGATTCTCTCGAACACGTACGGCGTCATCACCTATCAGGAACAGGTGATGCGCTTGGCGCAGGTGTTGGCGGGCATCTCGCTGGCCGAAGCGGACGTGCTGCGAAAGGCCGTGGGCAAGAAAGATTCCGAGCTGATCAAGAAGGAGCTCGGGAAGTTCGTGACCAAGGCCGTCGCGAAGGGCTACGATCCGAAGATCATCGATGAGCTCTCGGGCCAGATCGAGACGTTCGGGCGTTATGGATTTAACAAGTGTCTGGTCGGTGACACGGAAATCTACGACGCGTCAACCGGACGTGTGGTGCGTATCGCTGATCTTTACGAAAAACGAGACGTGCTGGGAAGCGTCGCGACGTGCGATGTCAACACGCTTCGCCTCGATCACGGACGCGTGATCGATGTCATGGACAACGGCATTAAGGCGGTGTTCCGACTGCGCACGGAGTCGGGCCGTGAGATCGTCGCCACCGGCAATCATCCGCTGCTGCAGATCGACGGGTGGCGCAATCTCGAGTCGATTGTGGTGGGTGAGCACATCGCCGTGCCACGTGCATTGCCTTCGGGACCACGGACATCGTGGGAGCGTCATGAGGTGATTGCGCTGGGTCACCTCCTCGCTGAAGGGAATCTGGGGCATCCCAGTGGCGTGTACTACTACAATCAGGACGAAGCAGCGGTCACGGATTTTATCTCGGCCGCAGAGGGCTTTTCCAATGTCCGCTGCACGCGCACCACGCATAAAGGAACCGCATCCGTCTACACCGGTCGAATCGACCGGAAGTTACCAAACGGGATTTTCGAATGGGCCCGCGGCCTTGAGCTGCTGGGTAAGACGGCGACGCACAAGGAAGTACCGGCGAGCGCTTTCACCCTGTGCGACGAACAGCTAGGGCTGCTGCTGGGGCGCATGTGGGATGGAGACGGACACGTCAACCCACGCGACGCGACGGCGTACTACGCGACCTCGTCGAAGCGACTGGCTCAGCAGGTGCAGCATCTGCTCCTCCGCCTGGGGATCCTTGGTCGCGTTCGCTCCGTCATCTTCCCCTACCGTGGCGGTGAGCGCATCGGCTATCAGGTGTTCGTGACGGGCGTTGAGAATCTGCGCCCCTTCGCCGAACGCGTGGCTTGTCATCTCGTTGCGCCAGCAAAGCGTGCCGCGATAGCCGCCATGCCGTTGACGGCTGTACCCGCTTCCTCCAAGGATCTGGTACCCGTTAGCGCCGTACGCGCTCTGGCGCGAGCCGCCAAGGATCGGCGTGGCGACCGGTGGTCCGACGTGGAGCGTGGTGCAGATGTGTCATCACGCGACCTGTATCCGACCGGGACCAACCCCAACAATATCGGCTTCACGCGCGGCGTGGTGAATCGCCTCGCGGCGTACTTCGGCGACGCCGAGCTGGATCGACTCGGGTCGAACGACGTGCTGTGGGATCGGGTGATAGCAATCGAACCTGCGGGCGAGCAGCGCACGTACGACCTCGAAATTGCCGAGACGCACAATTTCGTGGCGAACGATGTCATCGTTCACAATAGCCACAGCGTCGCCTACTCCGTCGTCGCGTACCACACGGCCTTCCTGAAAGCGCATCACCCGGCCGAGTTCATGGCCGCGTTGTTGTCGTCGAACATCGGGAAGACCGAAGAAGTCATCAAGTACATCGCCGAAGCGCGCGAAATGCAGATCGAAGTGCTCGCGCCCGACGTCAACGAGTCGGGGTGGCGCTTCACGGTCGTGGGCGACAAGCGGGTGCGTTTCGGGCTGGGCGCCATCCGGAACGTGGGCCGCGGGGCGATCGACTCGCTGATCGCGGCACGGAATGAAGGGCCGTTCACGTCACTATACGATCTCTGCTCGCGGGTCGATCTGCGCGTGTGTAACAAGCGGGTGTTCGAAGCGCTGATTGCGGCGGGCGCGTGCGACGGGTTGGGCGGCCACCGGGCGCAGCTGCTGGCGGCGCTCGATCACGCCATCAACGAGGCGTCGCTTCGTCAGGAAGAGGCGGCCAAAGGTCAGGTGTCGCTGTTCGGCGACCTGCTCGGCGATGCGGACGACGCGCCGGGCTCGAATAGCGCGGGATCGCCTCCGCCGCTCCCATCAGTCCCGGTGTGGAGTGAAAGCGAGCGGCTCACCCGAGAGAAGGAGCTGCTGGGCTTCTACATTTCCGGCCATCCGCTGGAGCCCTACCGAACAGAGTGCGAACTCTTCGCCAGCAGCACCGTGGCACAGCTCGGCAACTGGACGGGAGATGCGGTCACGATTGGTGTAGTCATCACGGCAATCAAGAAGCAGATTTCCAAACGGTCGGGCGCTGAGTTCGCCCGGTTGACAGTTGAGGATTTTTCCGGATCTTCCGAAGTGCTGGTCTTCCCGGAGGCGTGGGCGGTCATCGCCGAACGTGTCCGGCCCGATGTACCGCTCCTGCTCAAGGGCGGTTATTCGCGGAAGGATCAGGGCGTCGAGAATGCCACGTTCATCGTCGACACGGTCACACGCTTCGCGGAAGTGCGGGCCAACGGTGAGCTGGCGGTTGCAATCGACCTGAGTCGGGAGCTGGATCTGGCTCCCGGCGTGATGGACGACGTGCGGGCGAGTGTCGAGGCACACGAAGGCTCGGCTCCGCTCGAACTGCGGTGGGACGATGGAACCGGGCGCACCATTCGCTTTCGGTCGAAATCCCTTACCGTGGCCGCGTCGCCCGCCATCTTATCCGATCTTCGCGCGCTGCTCGGCGCTGATCGTGTGCGCCTCGTGCGCGCCGGCAGCTAACGAGCGCGGCGTCCCTTTTCCAGGATTGTCATGGCTGCTGCCCCGGTTCTCGAGTTCGAGCGTCCTCTGGCGGAGCTCGAAAAGCAGATCGAGGAGCTGAAGCGACTCGCGTCCGAGAGTTCGCTCAACGTCACGCAAGAGTTGGAGC
Protein-coding regions in this window:
- the dnaE gene encoding DNA polymerase III subunit alpha translates to MRHPSLRHPTAVVNPVLLVALPGYHSRSMSFVHLHCHSEYSLLDGANRIDDLIKRAQHYEMPALAITDHGNMHAAWDFQEKARKAGVKPIMGMEAYVAPGDRRTRGRPGPGQKPYYHLVLLARDLVGYKNLVKLSSLGYTEGFYTKPRIDRELLAKYSEGLIVSSACLAGEVAGHLMEDRMDAAREAAAWYAELFKDRYYLEVQAHTSEGQAKLNAKILSLGDELGLPVIATNDAHFLKHEDHDAHDVLLCIGLGKDRNDRDRMKYDDGLYFKPPNEIRPFFPGREDVLTNTLAIADSVDVQFAKQYYVPSFPLPPGVETENEYLVRLSTDGAKERYGDPLPVHVQERLDYELGVITKTGYAGYFLITADFIKAARDRGIPVGPGRGSAAGSLVAYATRITDVCPLEFDLLFERFLNPERVSMPDVDVDFCFERRGEVIEYVRQKYGKDSVGQIVTFGTMKSRAAVKDVGRTLGFTPGETDALAKLIPNAPNFSLTVKEAIEQVPEVKAFYQNEPRYKQLLDFAISLEGLSRHTGVHAAGVVIAPGPLDEFVPVCTQASKGSGAGDDERVIVTQYDMNALEKAGMLKMDFLGLTTLTVISDTLASIKQRSGVSVVLEERGFTDEKTYQLLRAGRTGGVFQFESPLATDVLKRMRCDRFDDLVASNALLRPGPLDAGMHNVYIRRKRGEEPTVYALPELEPILSNTYGVITYQEQVMRLAQVLAGISLAEADVLRKAVGKKDSELIKKELGKFVTKAVAKGYDPKIIDELSGQIETFGRYGFNKCLVGDTEIYDASTGRVVRIADLYEKRDVLGSVATCDVNTLRLDHGRVIDVMDNGIKAVFRLRTESGREIVATGNHPLLQIDGWRNLESIVVGEHIAVPRALPSGPRTSWERHEVIALGHLLAEGNLGHPSGVYYYNQDEAAVTDFISAAEGFSNVRCTRTTHKGTASVYTGRIDRKLPNGIFEWARGLELLGKTATHKEVPASAFTLCDEQLGLLLGRMWDGDGHVNPRDATAYYATSSKRLAQQVQHLLLRLGILGRVRSVIFPYRGGERIGYQVFVTGVENLRPFAERVACHLVAPAKRAAIAAMPLTAVPASSKDLVPVSAVRALARAAKDRRGDRWSDVERGADVSSRDLYPTGTNPNNIGFTRGVVNRLAAYFGDAELDRLGSNDVLWDRVIAIEPAGEQRTYDLEIAETHNFVANDVIVHNSHSVAYSVVAYHTAFLKAHHPAEFMAALLSSNIGKTEEVIKYIAEAREMQIEVLAPDVNESGWRFTVVGDKRVRFGLGAIRNVGRGAIDSLIAARNEGPFTSLYDLCSRVDLRVCNKRVFEALIAAGACDGLGGHRAQLLAALDHAINEASLRQEEAAKGQVSLFGDLLGDADDAPGSNSAGSPPPLPSVPVWSESERLTREKELLGFYISGHPLEPYRTECELFASSTVAQLGNWTGDAVTIGVVITAIKKQISKRSGAEFARLTVEDFSGSSEVLVFPEAWAVIAERVRPDVPLLLKGGYSRKDQGVENATFIVDTVTRFAEVRANGELAVAIDLSRELDLAPGVMDDVRASVEAHEGSAPLELRWDDGTGRTIRFRSKSLTVAASPAILSDLRALLGADRVRLVRAGS